In the genome of Penaeus monodon isolate SGIC_2016 unplaced genomic scaffold, NSTDA_Pmon_1 PmonScaffold_1891, whole genome shotgun sequence, one region contains:
- the LOC119569824 gene encoding casein kinase I-like — protein MRSLCSADAATTPAFPMSANTNKLGDGTFGSVYSVNYEGRTCALKIPRLWTCVSNFANEVLLMERLAGAGGAPEPLGFCPDELAFLMTFCGKYTLKEHLARAANSGGLSLQHVLILALRLTERLQEIHRAGFIHCDLKCNNVTLKLDAEGNLESIHIIDFGLSCRVGDRRPSG, from the exons ATGCGCTCGCTTTGCTCTGCGGACGCTGCTACCACTCCTGCATTCCCCATGAGTGCCAACACCAACAAG CTGGGGGACGGCACCTTCGGCAGCGTGTACTCTGTTAACTACGAGGGAAGGACGTGCGCCCTGAAGATTCCTCGGCTCTGGACGTGCGTCTCCAACTTCGCAAATGAGGTGCTGCTGATGGAGCGCTTAGCGGGGGCCGGCGGTGCCCCTGAGCCCTTGGGCTTCTGCCCCGACGAGCTGGCTTTCCTCATGACCTTCTGCGGAAAATACACGTTGAAGGAGCATTTGGCCCGAGCGGCGAACTCCGGCGGCCTCTCGCTCCAGCACGTCCTCATCCTGGCCCTGCGCCTGACCGAGCGTCTTCAGGAGATTCACCGTGCGGGCTTCATCCACTGTGACCTGAAGTGCAACAACGTCACGCTTAAGCTGGACGCCGAGGGGAACCTCGAGTCCATCCACATCATCGACTTCGGTCTCTCTTGCCGCGTTGGGGATAGGCGCCCGTCCGGGTAA